In Peromyscus maniculatus bairdii isolate BWxNUB_F1_BW_parent chromosome 21, HU_Pman_BW_mat_3.1, whole genome shotgun sequence, one DNA window encodes the following:
- the Ddx50 gene encoding ATP-dependent RNA helicase DDX50, whose product MPGKLLWGDIMELEAPLEEPESQKKERQKSDRRKSRHHYESDEKTETRENGVTDDLDAPKPKKAKIKEKLNGDTEEGLSRLSDEFSPSHKSRRKDLPNGDVDAYEKRSKRVSSLENSTYKSSDRVEESLTREQKEGAFSNFSISEETIKLLKGRGVTYLFPIQVKTFGPVYEGKDLIAQARTGTGKTFSFAIPLIERLQRNQETIKKSRSPKVLVLAPTRELANQVAKDFKDITRKLSVACFYGGTSYQSQINHIRNGIDILVGTPGRIKDHLQSGRLDLSKLRHVVLDEVDQMLDLGFADQVEDIIHESYKADSEDNPQTLLFSATCPQWVYKVAKKYMRSRYEQVDLVGKMTQKAATTVEHLAIQCHWSQRPAVIGDVLQVYSGSEGRAIIFCETKKNVTEMAMNPHIKQNAQCLHGDIAQSQREITLKGFREGSFKVLVATNVAARGLDIPEVDLVIQSSPPQDVESYIHRSGRTGRAGRTGICVCFYQPRERGQLRYVEQKAGITFKRVGVPSTMDLVKSKSMDAIRSLASVSYAAVDFFRPSAQRLIEEKGAVDALAAALAHISGASSFEPRSLITSDKGFVTMTLESPEEIQDVTCAWKELTRRLSNNALSQVTRMCLLKGNMGVCFDVPTSESERLQGEWHDSDWILSVPAKLPEIEEYYDANTSSNSRQRGGWSGGRSGRSGRSGRSGGRSGRQSRQGSRSGSRQDGRRRNGNRNRSRSGGHKRSFD is encoded by the exons agtgataGAAGGAAGTCAAGGCACCATTATGAatcagatgagaaaacagaaacaagagaaaatggCGTTACAGATGACCTGGATGCTCCCAAGCccaaaaaagctaaaataaaagagaagctaAATGGAGACACGGAAGAAGGACTTAGTAGACTTTCAGATGAGTTCTCCCCGTCTCATAAGTCGAGAAGAAAAGACCTCCCAAACGGAGATGTTGATGCCTACGAGAAAAGGTCAAAGCGAGTGTCATCCTTAGAGAATTCTACTTATAAGTCAAGTGATAGAGTGGAGGAG AGTCTAACACGTGAACAAAAGGAAGGAGCCTTCTCTAATTTCTCCATTTCTGAGGAGACCATAAAGCTTCTGAAAG GTCGAGGGGTAACATATCTCTTTCCTATTCAAGTTAAAACCTTTGGTCCTGTATATgaaggaaaagatttaattgCTCAAGCCCGGACAGGAACAGGAAAGACATTCTCTTTTGCCATACCCTTGATTGAAAGGCTCCAAAGAAATCAAGAGACAATTAAAAAAAGCCGCTCACCAAAG GTACTTGTTTTGGCTCCAACAAGGGAACTGGCAAATCAAGTAGCCAAAGATTTCAAAGATATAACCAGAAAACTCAGTGTGGCGTGTTTTTATGGTGGAACATCCTATCAAAGCCAAA TTAATCACATTCGGAATGGGATTGACATCCTTGTTGGGACTCCAGGGCGTATCAAAGACCATCTGCAAAGCGGCCGTTTGGACCTTTCAAAGCTGCGCCATGTTGTGCTTGATGAAGTCGATCAGATGTTAGATTTAGGTTTTGCTGACCAAGTTGAAGATATCATTCATGAATCCTACAAAGCTG attcaGAAGACAATCCTCAGACCTTACTTTTTTCTGCAACTTGCCCACAGTGGGTGTACAAAGTTGCAAAAAAATACATGAGATCCAGATATGAGCAGGTTGACCTTGTGGGGAAAATGACTCAGAAAGCTGCGACCACTGTGGAA CATTTGGCTATCCAGTGCCATTGGTCTCAGAGACCAGCAGTTATTGGAGATGTCCTTCAGGTCTACAGTGGATCTGAAGGGAGGGCTATTATCTTCTGTGAGACCAAGAAGAATGTAACTGAAATGGCCATGAATCCACACATAAAACAG AATGCCCAGTGTTTACATGGAGATATTGCACAGTCACAAAGAGAAATTACCCTGAAAGGCTTCAGAGAAGGCAGTTTTAAAGTTTTGGTGGCAACCAATGTGGCTGCCCGCGGCTTGGACATTCCTGAGGTTGACTTGGTGATTCAGAGTTCTCCTCCACAG gATGTTGAATCCTATATCCATCGCTCTGGACGCACAGGTAGAGCTGGCCGGACAGGaatttgtgtatgtttttatcAGCCAAGAGAAAGAGGTCAGCTGCGATATGTGGAACAGAAAGCA GGAATTACTTTTAAACGTGTAGGTGTTCCTTCTACAATGGATTTAGTTAAATCTAAAAGCATGGATGCCATCAG GTCTCTGGCCTCTGTTTCTTATGCTGCTGTTGATTTTTTCCGACCATCAGCTCAAagactgatagaagagaaaggggcAGTGGATGCATTGGCCGCAGCATTAGCTCACATTTCCGGTGCATCAAGCTTTGAACCACGATCTTTGATCACCTCTGATAAG gGGTTTGTGACCATGACTCTGGAAAGCCCAGAAGAAATACAGGATGTCACTTGTGCTTGGAAAGAGCTTACCAGAAGGCTGAGTAATAATGCTTTATCTCAAGTAACCAGAATGTGCCTCCTGAAAGGAAATATG ggtGTTTGCTTTGATGTTCCTACAAGTGAGTCAGAAAGATTAcag GGAGAGTGGCATGATTCAGACTGGATACTCTCAGTGCCAGCCAAATTACCTGAAATTGAAGAATATTATGATGCAAACACATCTTCTAATTCCAGACAGAGGGGCGGCTGGTCAGGCGGCAGGTCAGGTCGTTCAGGCCGCTCTGGCCGCTCTGGTGGCCGATCAGGTAGACAGAGTCGGCAGGGGAGCCGGTCAGGAAGTCGGCAAGATGGGAGAAGACGAAATGGGAACAGAAATCGCTCAAGAAGTGGAGGCCATAAACGGAGTTTTGACTAA